One window of Mauremys mutica isolate MM-2020 ecotype Southern chromosome 6, ASM2049712v1, whole genome shotgun sequence genomic DNA carries:
- the LOC123372263 gene encoding zinc finger MYM-type protein 1-like, translating into MDKFLIKLPREKEEKGNSSSDGLSSTPSFETEVIQKKEVANPQDDKKRSFQQSWLSRFKWLEYNIKLNRAFCSVCKNCSEKKILIFSTKAEPTFISSGFQNWKHALRGFTSHEKSSCHKEAVMKYAALQSQVNVSALVSASYRKESQSARIALHNIFTSVQYLAQQGIALRGHNDSDSNLMQLLLLRSTDSEELRQWLNRTKYKWISHEVINEIIEMMAMMALRKIVQKIKASKFYAIVMDETTDLSRKEQVSFSLRFFSSEDWEIYEEFIGFYQTDTMDAASLFKIVEDTLLRCDLPFSDCRGQCYDGASNVSGKFTGVQARVKEREPRAEFVHCAAHSLNLATQDALHNIQECRYMFFMVKDLINAFRESPKRMAAFREFQSEGEPSLRPLCPTRWTLRISSIKSLLQNYKAMMNCLDELSYSSDEFGLKCSGFSKQLQSFSTYFILTVLVKAMGPVEEANAQIQSPNVSLTSVMKKVGLLQEVLSGMRADSSYNRFWETTT; encoded by the coding sequence ATggataaattcttaataaagttacccagagaaaaagaagaaaagggtaaTTCATCAAGTGATGGCCTGAGTTCAACACCCAGCTTTGAAACTGAAGTTATACAAAAGAAAGAAGTGGCAAATCCACAAGATGATAAGAAAAGGAGTTTTCAGCAATCTTGGCTATCAAGATTTAAGTGGTTGGAGTACAATATCAAATTAAACAGAGCTTTTTGCTCAGTctgcaaaaactgttctgaaaagaaGATCTTAATATTTTCTACGAAGGCTGAACCAACATTTATTTCATCTGGATTTCAAAATTGGAAACATGCATTGCGTGGTTTTACATCACACGAAAAATCCTCCTGTCACAAGGAAGCAGTAATGAAATATGCTGCTCTGCAATCACAGGTAAATGTTTCTGCACTAGTGTCAGCCAGTTACAGAAAAGAATCGCAGTCAGCTAGGATTgcactgcacaacatttttacCAGTGTTCAGTACCTAGCTCAACAAGGAATAGCACTACGTGGACATAATGACAGTGATTCAAATTTGATGCAGCTCTTGTTGCTACGCAGTACAGATTCTGaggaactgagacagtggctCAATCGCACAAAATACAAGTGGATATCACATGAGGTTATTAATGAAATAATCGAAATGATGGCAATGATGGCGCTAAGAAAAATTGTGCAAAAGATAAAGGCTTCTAAGTTTTATGCCATTGTAATGGATGAGACTACCGATTTGTCAAGAAAAGAACAAGTAAGTTTTTCTTTAAGGTTCTTTTCTAGTGAAGACTGGGAGATTTATGAGGAGTTTATTGGGTTTTACCAAACTGACACAATggatgctgcttctcttttcaaaATTGTGGAAGATACACTTCTCAGGTGtgatttgcccttttctgattgcCGGGGGCAGTGTTACGACGGAGCCAGTAATGTGTCTGGCAAATTTACTGGGGTCCAAGCCAGAGTGAAGGAACGAGagccgagagcagaatttgtgcaTTGTGCTGCACATTCTCTTAACCTTGCCACGCAGGATGCCCTGCATAATATTCAAGAGTGTCGTTATATGTTTTTTATGGTGAAAGATCTCATCAATGCCTTCAGGGAGTCACCAAAACGTATGGCAGCATTCAGAGAGTTTCAGAGTGAAGGAGAACCTTCTTTACGACCATTGTGCCCAACAAGATGGACACTAAGGATTAGTAGCATTAAATCACTGCTCCAAAACTACAAGGCCATGATGAACTGCCTAGATGAACTTAGTTACTCTTCTGATGAATTTGGCTTAAAATGTAGTGGATTCTCAAAGCAACTTCAATCTTTTTCAACATACTTTATACTAACAGTTCTTGTGAAAGCCATGGGTCCGGTAGAAGAAGCTAATGCACAAATTCAAAGCCCAAATGTGTCATTGACAAGCGTTATGAAGAAAGTTGGCCTATTGCAAGAGGTGTTGAGTGGGATGCGTGCTGACTCATCATACAATCGCTTTTGGGAAACAACG